One window of the Cryptomeria japonica chromosome 7, Sugi_1.0, whole genome shotgun sequence genome contains the following:
- the LOC131033414 gene encoding uncharacterized protein LOC131033414, with protein sequence MASDIFPFSDYPEELCQQDKFVTRIGDEYSLGSTSISSLCKDANDRLDHDNGIYANDEQTTVDMQRLDRLGQEKHFQQSKVVTRNADEESLHCTSSLSPCSVVNTGDTHEDKFSPGHEERSIHFEVGLLSQEKEIDMRDQEENDIDPALLLYCERLKNHHDNDKNSQRHIDTDDRKDLFAMEMVIDDEILKHDQPCNQPPFCRRNDEEIDIDDRKDLFEKEMAVDDKTVKHDQPCNQPPSCRGNDEVKKSMVKIQTNHVSNESSSFQLFVCHVNGIKQFVDLKNSSSSEWMKPNKCELSELKSAGCKTINKVDVTAESRKIMSDKITDFQLQSSDFERFSDQNPTTCSSKFLGSQNFGSMLPITKKLNVCRELRRTSSLLIPPHGVNRGLYPLMAKKSSRLSYTFTSPKYTINEFC encoded by the exons ATGGCGA GTGACATTTTTCCTTTTTCGGATTATCCGGAAGAGCTTTGTCAACAGGATAAATTTGTTACTAGAATTGGTGATGAATATTCACTGGGTAGCACATCCATTTCCTCTCTTTGTAAAGATGCGAATGATAGGCTGGACCATGATAATGGAATATACGCTAATGATGAGCAGACAACAGTTGATATGCAAAGATTGGATCGTTTGGGTCAG GAAAAACATTTTCAACAGAGTAAAGTTGTTACCAGAAATGCTGATGAGGAATCCTTACATTGCACATCCAGCCTTTCTCCTTGTTCGGTGGTGAATACGGGTGACACCCACGAAGACAAGTTTTCTCCTGGTCATGAGGAGAGGTCAATTCATTTTGAAGTAGGCCTTTTGTCTCAG GAGAAAGAGATAGACATGAGAGATCAGGAAGAAAATGATATCGATCCAGCACTATTATTATATTGTGAAAGGCTGAAAAATCACCATGATAATGATAAGAATAGCCAGAGGCACATTGACACTGATGACAGAAAAGATTTGTTTGCAATGGAAATGGTTATAGATGATGAAATATTGAAACATGATCAACCATGCAACCAACCACCATTTTGTAGACGAAATGACGAGGAAATTGACATTGATGACAGAAAGGATTTGTTTGAAAAGGAAATGGCTGTAGATGATAAAACAGTGAAACATGATCAACCATGCAACCAACCACCATCTTGTAGAGGAAATGATGAAGTTAAGAAAAGTATGGTCAAGATTCAGACAAATCATGTTTCTAATGAGTCTTCTTCATTTCAGCTTTTTGTCTGCCACGTTAATGGGATCAAGCAATTTGTTGACCTTAAAAATTCTAGTTCATCAGAATGGATGAAACCCAATAAATGTGAGCTTTCTGAGTTAAAATCAGCAGGCTGTAAAACCATCAACAAAGTTGATGTGACAGCAGAAAGCAGGAAAATTATGTCAGATAAGATCACTGATTTTCAGCTACAGAGTTCAGATTTTGAGAGGTTTTCAGATCAAAATCCAACTACATGCTCTTCAAAATTCCTTGGAAGCCAGAATTTTGGTTCCATGTTGCCCATTACTAAGAAATTAAATGTCTGTAGGGAGCTGAGACGCACCTCTTCATTACTTATACCTCCACATGGTGTAAATAGAGGCTTATATCCTTTAATGGCTAAGAAATCAAGCAGGCTCTCATATACTTTCACGTCTCCAAAGTATACAATAAATGAATTTTGCtga